The Cloacibacterium sp. TD35 region GTCGTGCTCAATGCCCAAATATGAAGATGTTTAAAATCTTTCACTCCGTCAATTGCTAAAATTTCTTCTTTTAATTTATTGAAATCTACTCCTTCTGGAACTCCATCTAGAGCCAATTTAAGACTTTGGGTAAATAAGCTCCACGTTCCGTAGAGAATCACTAAAGCAATAATAATACTCATCACCGCATCCAGCCAAAACCAGTCTGTATAAATAATTACCACACCTGCAATTACCACACCCAAACTCACCAAAGCATCTGCAGCCATGTGTAAATAAGCGCCTTTAATATTGAGATCTTTGTCTTTATCTTTCATGAAAAAATAAGCAGTAAGCGCATTGATGATAATCCCAATAAATGCAACAATTGCCATTACTTTTCCTTGCAAAGGTTGAGGATTATAAAATCTGAAAACCGCTTCAAAAATAATTCCGCCCACTGCCGCAAAAAGGATTAAAGCATTAAGCAAAGCCACCAAAACCGTCACTTTTTTGTAACCGTAAGTATAAGATTGTGTAGGCTTTGAATACATCAATTTAAAGGCAAAGAGTGCTAAAATCAAACTCACTACATCACTGAGATTATGCCCAGCATCTGAAAGTAACGCCAATGAATTCTGTGACCACCCCACTCCTGCTTCTATAATAACAAAAGCAGAATTAAGGAAAATCCCAATGTAAAAAGCGTTTCTTAGTTTTTTAGAGTTTAAATCTAGTGTTGGAACGTGACTATGACCGTGATCGTGAGAATGCGACATGAAAGAAATTTTAGCCAAATTTCGGGATTTTTTTTGAGATTAAATTCTTTCCGAACGATAAACTTATTATTTAAAAACTCTAATATAAATTTCAGCTAAACCAAAATGAATTTCCTAATAAAAAAGTCGGACAAAAGCCCGACTTTATTCATTAATTTTTTTATTCTTTAATTCTCAGAATTCTTTTTATTAATCATGTAATACACAGGCAAACCCATCAAAATAAGAAGCAATCCTGGCCAAGTGTAATTCGGTTTGTAAATAAATAATAAAACACAAAATGCTGTTCCTATCAACAGATAAATGATGGGTGTAACTGGATATAACAACGTTTTGTAGCTTCTTTCTGCATTCGGTTGTTTAATTCTCATGTAAATTACACCAAAAACGGTAATCATGTAAAACAACACAATCACAAAAGAAATCATATCTAACAAATCACCATATTGTCCGCTCAAAGCGAGAAGTGAAGCCCAAATTCCCTGCATCCAAAGAGATTTTTCAGGTACTCCATTTTTATTGTTTTCAATGGCGGATTTTAGAAACAAACCGTCTTTTGCCATCGTTTGAAAAACTCTAGCTCCTGCTAAAACAACTCCGTTCACACAACCAAAAGTGGAAATCATCACGAGAACCGCCATAATAATCGTTCCTACACCTCCGAACATCTTTTCCGAAGCGGCAACTGCCACTCTATCATTCGCTGCAAATGCGATGGAATCTCGGTCTAAAGCATTCAGATAAACGAAATTCACCAACAAATAAAGCAACATCACAGAAATTGTACCTAAAACCATCGCTTTTACCACATTTTTTTGTGGATTTTCTATTTCACCAGAAACGAAAGTCACGTTTTCCCAAGCTACAGAACTAAAAACCGAACCTACCATTGCCGCGGCAATTCCTCCGAAAAGTGTAGCTCCAGAAATAGATTCCCAACCGAGTTTCAGGTAATTTCCTTTGTCATCTTTAACCAAATTATTAAAAGAATCCCAACCAAAACTCATATTTCCGCTCCAAAAAGATTCTTTAACCAATATAAAACCTAAAAAGATCAACCCTAAAAGCGCGACGATTTTAGAACCTGTGAAGATATTTTGAAGGAGTTTCCCGCTTTCTACACCTCTAGTATTGATGTAAGTAAGTAACAAAATCACCGCAATACCCAAAATTTGAATCCAAGTGATTTTAAATTCACCACTTTGAAAAAGTGGAGACGCATCATTGAGTGCAGGAAAAAGATAAGCAGAAAACTTACTGAAAGCCACTGCAACTGCAGCAATAGTTCCTGTTTGAATCACGGTAAACATTCCCCAACC contains the following coding sequences:
- a CDS encoding cation diffusion facilitator family transporter — protein: MSHSHDHGHSHVPTLDLNSKKLRNAFYIGIFLNSAFVIIEAGVGWSQNSLALLSDAGHNLSDVVSLILALFAFKLMYSKPTQSYTYGYKKVTVLVALLNALILFAAVGGIIFEAVFRFYNPQPLQGKVMAIVAFIGIIINALTAYFFMKDKDKDLNIKGAYLHMAADALVSLGVVIAGVVIIYTDWFWLDAVMSIIIALVILYGTWSLFTQSLKLALDGVPEGVDFNKLKEEILAIDGVKDFKHLHIWALSTTENALTAHLQVEKSLSHNEIEKLKDKVKHELEHYNVHHTTLEIYFNDREFKEEEML
- a CDS encoding APC family permease: MNKKLKLWDATMLVMGSMIGSGIFIVSADMMRNLGSGYWLIVVWIITGIMTVAAALSYGELSAMFPKAGGQYTYITEIFGKRLGFLYGWGMFTVIQTGTIAAVAVAFSKFSAYLFPALNDASPLFQSGEFKITWIQILGIAVILLLTYINTRGVESGKLLQNIFTGSKIVALLGLIFLGFILVKESFWSGNMSFGWDSFNNLVKDDKGNYLKLGWESISGATLFGGIAAAMVGSVFSSVAWENVTFVSGEIENPQKNVVKAMVLGTISVMLLYLLVNFVYLNALDRDSIAFAANDRVAVAASEKMFGGVGTIIMAVLVMISTFGCVNGVVLAGARVFQTMAKDGLFLKSAIENNKNGVPEKSLWMQGIWASLLALSGQYGDLLDMISFVIVLFYMITVFGVIYMRIKQPNAERSYKTLLYPVTPIIYLLIGTAFCVLLFIYKPNYTWPGLLLILMGLPVYYMINKKNSEN